From a single Vibrio tubiashii genomic region:
- the flgM gene encoding flagellar biosynthesis anti-sigma factor FlgM — protein MAGIDNIRSGQTLSTSTRSSVRNESSPTSSSDSAKKSDVAQDAVSLSSQGKAVGEMHNQMVSQPSFDKAKVAAIKEAIANGSYNVDPQKLADNMIKFEKELGGL, from the coding sequence ATGGCAGGTATTGACAACATACGCTCAGGGCAAACGCTATCGACTTCGACGCGTAGTTCTGTTCGTAACGAAAGCAGTCCAACAAGCAGCTCAGATTCAGCAAAAAAGTCTGATGTTGCTCAGGATGCAGTTTCACTCAGCTCACAAGGCAAGGCGGTGGGAGAAATGCATAATCAAATGGTCAGCCAACCTAGCTTTGACAAAGCTAAAGTAGCCGCAATCAAAGAAGCGATTGCCAACGGCTCATACAATGTCGATCCTCAAAAACTTGCCGACAATATGATTAAGTTCGAAAAAGAGCTTGGCGGATTATAA
- a CDS encoding AAA family ATPase produces the protein MYFKNISLNEWQQFQTIDIDFHDRVTILTGGNGSGKTTILNILARHSGWNSVSLATPKAESSTGVIKYFSRFFSGKDKGSNNSIGSIIYSNDINSPLVANNGNSAQYHVAIQNQQGIQSFYIPSHRSIFKYQQVGSIPTVKKNKQSAFQEVSQSNIQRYNGNHSQSSSFFMKNTLIGWVIQGYGVHNANQAIMPSDQEQIQNFEGFQQVLREILPQNIGFEQIEIRNMEVVFVCNGGDDEFVLETASGGISALIDIAWQIYMFSTSEKSDFTVLIDEVENHLHPIMQRRILPDLVNAFPKARFIVSTHSPLVVGSVKESSIYALKNNSNGKVDSHRLDLNNQAKNAIEVLDEILGVSFTMPIWVEDKLNFINEKYSSGAEDPRIFSQMRQDLAELGLEKLLPQAIEKLLESKQ, from the coding sequence ATGTACTTCAAAAACATAAGCCTAAATGAATGGCAACAATTTCAAACCATAGACATCGATTTTCATGATCGCGTTACTATTCTAACGGGAGGAAATGGAAGTGGTAAAACAACTATTCTAAATATATTGGCGAGACATAGTGGTTGGAATAGCGTTTCTTTAGCCACTCCTAAAGCTGAGTCTAGTACTGGGGTAATAAAATATTTCTCACGTTTTTTTTCAGGTAAAGATAAAGGCAGTAATAACTCGATTGGTAGTATTATTTATTCTAATGACATTAATTCCCCTTTAGTAGCTAACAACGGAAATTCTGCTCAATATCATGTAGCAATTCAAAACCAGCAAGGCATTCAATCTTTTTATATTCCTTCACACAGGTCAATTTTTAAGTATCAGCAAGTAGGAAGTATTCCTACAGTGAAAAAAAATAAACAAAGTGCCTTTCAAGAGGTTTCTCAAAGCAATATCCAGAGATACAACGGCAACCACAGTCAATCTAGTAGTTTCTTTATGAAGAATACTCTGATTGGCTGGGTCATCCAAGGGTACGGTGTTCATAACGCCAATCAAGCCATAATGCCTTCAGATCAGGAGCAAATTCAAAATTTTGAAGGGTTCCAACAGGTTTTGCGAGAGATACTTCCTCAAAATATCGGATTTGAGCAGATCGAAATTAGAAATATGGAAGTCGTTTTTGTATGCAATGGTGGTGACGACGAATTTGTACTTGAGACTGCTTCAGGTGGGATAAGCGCTTTAATTGATATTGCTTGGCAAATTTATATGTTTTCAACAAGTGAAAAATCCGATTTTACAGTACTAATTGATGAAGTTGAAAACCATTTGCATCCTATAATGCAAAGAAGAATTTTACCCGATCTTGTAAACGCATTCCCAAAAGCTCGGTTTATTGTTTCTACTCATAGTCCTTTAGTTGTTGGTTCTGTAAAAGAGTCTTCTATTTATGCACTAAAAAACAATTCGAATGGAAAAGTTGATTCACATAGGCTTGACCTTAATAATCAAGCTAAGAATGCTATCGAAGTATTAGATGAAATATTAGGTGTATCTTTTACCATGCCTATTTGGGTAGAAGATAAATTAAACTTCATTAATGAAAAATATTCTTCTGGTGCAGAAGATCCGAGAATATTTTCTCAAATGAGACAAGACTTAGCAGAGTTAGGACTTGAAAAGCTACTCCCTCAAGCAATTGAGAAATTATTGGAGAGTAAGCAATGA
- a CDS encoding MBL fold metallo-hydrolase, translated as MKRFLLGLLMSCSGFVLAGEQAPEMTDKNGYIEPFKMFDNLYYVGDKWVSSYAVETNDGLVIIDSLDFPYSKWIPINLRKLGLEDRGVTHVLVTHGHSDHVGGAQYLQEMYDAKVVMTKSAHELSLQQSKGVKEQNKFIPPKLDIVIKDDVSMEFGGKEFKFYLTPGHTLGDYSLDFTVEDSDKEYRAFIVGGHSYSGKKPEMIGMFLNSMGKIRKIALQPPIVSVNLSNHPHKNYLFENRDKLGNNGNPFISESNFFKFIEQQESLAKGKVTKLN; from the coding sequence ATGAAAAGGTTTCTACTAGGTCTTCTTATGTCTTGTTCTGGGTTTGTATTGGCGGGCGAACAAGCGCCAGAAATGACCGATAAAAATGGTTATATAGAACCATTCAAGATGTTCGATAATTTGTATTACGTTGGTGATAAATGGGTTTCTTCTTACGCGGTAGAAACCAATGACGGGTTAGTGATAATTGATTCTCTTGACTTCCCTTATTCTAAGTGGATTCCTATAAACCTTAGAAAGCTAGGACTTGAAGATAGGGGAGTCACGCATGTTCTAGTGACTCATGGTCACTCAGATCACGTTGGTGGAGCCCAGTATTTACAAGAAATGTATGATGCGAAGGTTGTAATGACAAAGAGTGCTCACGAACTGTCTCTACAACAATCGAAGGGAGTAAAGGAACAAAACAAGTTCATACCCCCCAAGCTAGATATTGTTATCAAAGACGATGTCTCAATGGAATTTGGCGGTAAAGAATTCAAGTTTTACCTTACTCCTGGTCATACTCTTGGCGACTACTCATTGGATTTCACTGTCGAGGATAGCGACAAAGAATATAGAGCCTTCATTGTTGGTGGTCATAGCTACAGTGGTAAAAAACCAGAGATGATTGGAATGTTTTTGAACAGTATGGGTAAGATAAGAAAAATCGCGCTTCAGCCACCAATTGTTAGCGTGAACCTTTCCAATCATCCACACAAAAACTATCTGTTTGAGAACAGAGATAAACTTGGCAATAACGGAAATCCATTCATTAGTGAAAGCAATTTTTTTAAATTCATTGAGCAACAAGAAAGCTTAGCTAAAGGAAAGGTGACTAAGCTCAACTAA
- a CDS encoding protein-glutamate O-methyltransferase: MTAITISDQEYRDFSRFLESQCGIVLGDSKQYLVRSRLSPLVTKFKLATLSDLLRDVVTGRNRELRVAAVDAMTTNETLWFRDTYPFEVLANKLLPEAAANKRPIKIWSAASSSGQEPYSMAMTILETQQRKPGMLPSVSITATDISASMLDMCRAGVYDNLALGRGLSPERRRNFFEDAGDGRMKVKDNVKRLVNFRPQNLMDSYALLGKFDIIFCRNVLIYFSPDMKSQVLNQMANSLNPGGYLLLGASESLTGLTDRFEMVRCNPGIIYKLK, from the coding sequence ATGACAGCGATAACTATAAGCGATCAAGAGTATCGTGATTTCAGCCGATTCTTAGAGTCACAATGTGGCATTGTGCTTGGTGATAGTAAGCAATACCTAGTAAGAAGCCGACTAAGCCCACTGGTCACTAAGTTTAAGTTAGCGACTTTGTCTGACTTGCTTAGAGATGTGGTGACTGGGCGTAATCGTGAATTGCGTGTTGCCGCTGTTGATGCAATGACCACCAACGAGACGCTGTGGTTTCGTGATACTTACCCGTTTGAAGTGTTAGCTAATAAGCTGTTACCTGAAGCGGCGGCAAATAAGCGCCCAATTAAAATCTGGTCTGCGGCAAGCTCTTCCGGTCAAGAACCGTATTCCATGGCGATGACGATACTTGAGACTCAGCAGCGTAAGCCCGGCATGCTACCGAGCGTGTCTATTACTGCAACTGATATCTCAGCGAGCATGCTTGATATGTGTCGCGCTGGTGTCTACGACAATCTGGCGTTAGGTCGAGGTCTCTCACCTGAACGTCGACGCAACTTTTTTGAAGATGCCGGCGATGGCCGAATGAAGGTCAAAGACAATGTGAAGCGTCTGGTTAACTTCCGACCGCAGAATTTAATGGACAGTTACGCATTGCTAGGTAAATTCGACATTATTTTCTGTCGAAACGTACTTATCTACTTTTCGCCAGATATGAAGTCGCAAGTATTGAACCAGATGGCAAATAGCTTAAACCCTGGTGGCTACTTGCTGTTGGGGGCATCTGAATCTTTAACGGGTCTTACTGACCGGTTTGAGATGGTTCGATGTAACCCAGGTATTATCTACAAACTCAAATAA
- a CDS encoding flagella synthesis protein FlgN codes for MAAILSLIEFQLKNAQELTDVLEQERAAIANRVSKDIEAIAKKKIVLIEQLQTTDERLRRHPEVDSLSSDPELSPLVDQIRALVSDCQQANEVNGQALQRAQLSFNKLNNLMQQSQGKLGMTYTAEGQTKNVTTLGTNIKA; via the coding sequence ATGGCTGCAATTTTAAGTTTGATCGAGTTTCAATTAAAAAATGCCCAAGAGCTGACTGATGTTCTTGAGCAAGAAAGAGCTGCGATTGCGAATCGAGTATCAAAAGATATCGAAGCCATCGCCAAAAAGAAAATAGTCTTAATTGAGCAGTTGCAGACCACTGACGAACGTCTTCGTCGACACCCTGAAGTAGACAGCTTATCGAGTGATCCAGAGTTGAGCCCTCTGGTTGATCAGATTCGCGCTTTAGTCAGTGATTGCCAACAAGCCAATGAAGTCAATGGCCAAGCACTGCAACGTGCGCAGCTAAGCTTTAATAAACTCAATAACTTAATGCAGCAATCTCAAGGCAAATTAGGTATGACCTATACAGCGGAAGGTCAAACTAAGAATGTCACCACGTTAGGCACTAATATCAAAGCTTAG
- the flgP gene encoding flagellar assembly lipoprotein FlgP, which translates to MKKLLLLIVALVMVGCQPLSDMRKDDWLTAVGYASISEQKGRNEEEKQVRAMRASKIDAYRELAEQVYGMRVSGRADLQDQRLGTELTSGAVDGVIRGAEVVRSYKVGDSYVTELRLDIQKMNKLRDYGEVQTVPEKRQQTLF; encoded by the coding sequence ATGAAAAAGCTATTACTCCTGATTGTTGCTTTAGTTATGGTCGGCTGCCAACCATTGAGCGATATGCGTAAAGATGACTGGTTAACAGCTGTTGGCTATGCGAGCATCAGTGAACAAAAAGGTCGCAATGAAGAAGAGAAACAAGTTCGTGCGATGCGTGCGTCTAAAATCGATGCTTATCGTGAGTTAGCTGAGCAAGTCTACGGGATGCGCGTAAGTGGCCGAGCGGATCTTCAAGACCAACGTCTTGGCACTGAACTGACATCTGGTGCGGTTGATGGTGTGATACGTGGTGCTGAAGTCGTGCGCAGTTATAAAGTCGGCGATAGCTATGTCACAGAGTTAAGACTAGATATTCAGAAAATGAATAAACTGCGTGACTATGGTGAGGTGCAAACCGTTCCTGAAAAACGTCAACAGACACTATTTTAA
- a CDS encoding VapE domain-containing protein, which yields MSNDGETLQFPHVKYTDSGKLIVLNTASNLKALLEYAGYEAKHNKMTLEQDIYSGQECIGTPEVIRSELISLASIHSLPRASIDDHFAAVALENSYHPIEEWLNDSWDGKKRVDKVISCLRAKNNGLASVVIKRWLVGCVASLYVPNFKSKLVPVLQGEQSFRKTAFVERLATVMHGAFLEGSELNPDNKDNVLSVIRSWIVELGELERSTRNCQGALKAFITRSCDTIRPPYARTDIKKPRQTNLIATVNGTDFLKDETGNSRYAVIELVKEIDMSLLNEVLGWRFSRSGELVLINPERLKQFWLEVKHLLLNEGYAWTLTRDEQRLIAEESEKYVDKGVWYNMLSEHINACEDKAREWMTTKQICEFIGINVSRGNAVGKALSLLSKEGKLERKLLNGTNRYCFPTVTPLESL from the coding sequence ATGTCTAATGATGGGGAAACACTTCAATTTCCCCATGTGAAGTATACGGATTCAGGAAAGCTAATCGTACTCAATACAGCCAGCAACCTGAAGGCGTTACTCGAATATGCGGGATACGAAGCAAAACACAACAAAATGACATTGGAGCAGGATATCTATAGTGGTCAGGAGTGCATAGGCACTCCTGAAGTCATCAGAAGTGAATTGATATCCCTAGCCTCGATTCACTCTCTACCTAGAGCCTCAATTGATGACCACTTTGCAGCAGTGGCACTGGAAAATAGTTACCACCCTATAGAGGAATGGTTGAATGACTCATGGGATGGAAAAAAGCGAGTAGACAAAGTTATCAGTTGTTTGAGAGCCAAAAACAACGGACTTGCTTCAGTTGTTATAAAACGATGGTTAGTTGGATGCGTTGCATCTCTATACGTCCCTAACTTTAAGTCGAAGTTAGTGCCAGTTCTACAAGGGGAACAGTCGTTTCGAAAAACAGCGTTTGTAGAGCGTCTTGCTACTGTGATGCATGGTGCCTTTTTAGAAGGCTCGGAGCTTAACCCTGACAATAAAGATAACGTTCTTTCGGTAATTCGGTCATGGATTGTTGAACTCGGAGAGTTAGAGCGTTCGACGCGAAACTGTCAGGGAGCGTTGAAGGCTTTTATTACGCGCTCATGCGACACGATAAGACCACCGTATGCGAGAACGGATATTAAGAAGCCCAGACAGACGAACTTAATCGCCACCGTAAATGGTACCGACTTCCTTAAAGATGAAACGGGAAACTCAAGATATGCGGTGATTGAGTTAGTGAAAGAGATAGACATGTCATTACTCAATGAAGTTTTAGGGTGGCGCTTTTCTCGCTCTGGAGAGTTGGTGCTAATCAATCCCGAACGGTTGAAGCAGTTTTGGCTTGAGGTAAAGCATCTACTTTTAAACGAAGGCTATGCTTGGACGTTGACTAGAGATGAACAAAGGCTTATTGCAGAAGAATCCGAAAAGTATGTTGATAAGGGTGTTTGGTACAACATGCTTTCAGAACATATCAACGCTTGTGAAGACAAAGCGCGAGAGTGGATGACGACCAAACAGATCTGCGAGTTTATAGGCATAAATGTCTCTAGAGGTAATGCAGTGGGTAAAGCGTTATCCCTGTTAAGTAAGGAAGGAAAATTAGAAAGGAAATTACTCAATGGAACGAATAGATATTGTTTTCCCACCGTGACTCCTTTGGAGTCTTTATGA
- a CDS encoding FlgO family outer membrane protein, translated as MKKWLSLVPVVFLTACAYAPIYNGKEPYPGSQFMLMESPRHTLDFFVESMTEDLMVSNTSVSARTPIAVTSFVDLQNMDATNWLGNSVSEGFIHQFQRRGFKVVDFKTTGSIQVTHQGDFAFSRDWKDLAQEQDIQYVLTGTMLRQEGGVLVNARVVGMQSRVVVATAQGFLPADRIGRDLDTLNSIRTQDGVLIRSDPTITQPYTVILRP; from the coding sequence ATGAAAAAATGGCTATCGCTAGTCCCTGTGGTGTTTCTCACTGCTTGTGCCTATGCTCCAATATATAACGGTAAAGAACCGTACCCAGGCTCGCAGTTTATGCTTATGGAGAGCCCGCGTCATACTCTTGACTTCTTTGTAGAGAGTATGACGGAAGATTTAATGGTTTCGAACACCAGTGTGTCTGCGCGCACGCCAATTGCCGTTACCTCGTTCGTTGACTTACAAAATATGGATGCGACCAACTGGTTAGGTAACTCTGTGTCTGAAGGTTTTATCCATCAGTTCCAACGTCGCGGCTTTAAAGTGGTAGACTTCAAAACAACCGGGTCTATTCAGGTAACGCATCAAGGCGATTTTGCCTTTAGTCGCGATTGGAAAGACTTGGCGCAAGAGCAAGATATTCAATACGTACTAACGGGTACGATGTTACGCCAAGAAGGTGGTGTATTGGTAAACGCTCGTGTTGTAGGCATGCAGTCGCGTGTTGTGGTTGCTACGGCGCAAGGTTTCTTACCAGCGGATCGTATTGGTCGAGATCTTGATACCCTTAATAGTATTCGTACCCAAGATGGTGTTTTAATCCGTTCTGATCCAACAATTACTCAGCCTTACACGGTTATATTGCGTCCATAG
- a CDS encoding chemotaxis protein CheV, translated as MSGILDSVNQRTQLVGQNRLELLTFRLMGRQRYGINVFKVKEVLQCPKLTSMPNLHHLVKGVAHIRGHTVSVIDLSLAIGGRPTVDVDKAFVVIAEFNRTMQAFLVTSVERIINMHWEEILPPPEGAGKANYLTAVTNIDNELVEILDVEKILAEIAPIDETMDSSISEEIAQVETEKEIVRRILIADDSTVARKQVERAITSLGFEVVSVKDGKEAYDKLIEMASEGSIYDQISLVISDIEMPEMDGYTLTAEVRRHPDLKDLYVILHSSLSGVFNQAMVERVGANSFIAKFNPDELGNAVKSALTE; from the coding sequence ATGTCGGGTATTCTTGATTCTGTGAATCAGCGTACGCAACTCGTCGGACAAAACCGATTAGAACTCCTAACTTTTCGCCTGATGGGGCGTCAACGTTATGGAATTAACGTATTTAAAGTAAAAGAGGTACTTCAGTGCCCTAAGCTTACTTCAATGCCAAACTTACACCACTTGGTTAAAGGTGTGGCTCATATTCGTGGCCATACTGTTTCGGTTATCGATCTGAGTTTAGCGATTGGTGGCCGCCCAACTGTTGATGTTGATAAAGCGTTTGTTGTTATTGCTGAGTTCAACCGAACTATGCAGGCGTTTTTAGTTACTTCTGTCGAGCGTATTATTAATATGCACTGGGAAGAGATTTTGCCACCTCCAGAAGGGGCAGGCAAAGCGAACTATCTAACCGCGGTAACCAATATTGATAACGAACTCGTAGAGATTCTCGATGTAGAGAAGATCCTTGCAGAAATTGCGCCAATCGATGAGACGATGGATTCTTCAATCAGTGAAGAGATCGCTCAGGTTGAGACAGAGAAAGAAATTGTTCGTCGTATTTTGATTGCGGATGACTCGACGGTTGCACGTAAGCAGGTAGAGCGTGCAATTACTTCGCTTGGGTTTGAAGTCGTTTCGGTCAAAGACGGCAAAGAGGCATACGATAAATTGATTGAGATGGCGTCTGAAGGAAGTATTTACGATCAGATCTCTTTGGTTATCTCAGATATCGAAATGCCAGAGATGGACGGCTATACTCTTACAGCAGAGGTGAGGCGCCATCCTGATCTTAAAGATCTGTATGTTATTCTTCACTCATCACTCAGTGGTGTATTTAACCAAGCGATGGTTGAGCGTGTAGGAGCTAACTCCTTTATTGCGAAATTCAATCCAGATGAGCTTGGTAATGCGGTGAAATCCGCACTTACAGAATAA
- a CDS encoding HNH endonuclease — protein sequence MIRLTRPACPHPEALASNNYKHPINKEALKNASNDKCMYCECKISHIDFAHVEHIKPKAEGKYPELEFTWSNLGYACPKCNNAKSDKYYEDTPYINPYDEEPENYLVAFGTYLFSKNGCERGDLTISDLQLNRPDLLEKRQLRIEEFKSSIDACFRTSSQVLREAALAELRKESEADKELSLFVKSFMALNAA from the coding sequence ATGATTAGATTAACACGACCAGCATGTCCTCACCCTGAAGCGTTGGCCTCCAATAATTATAAACATCCTATTAATAAAGAAGCGCTTAAAAATGCAAGCAATGATAAGTGTATGTACTGCGAATGTAAGATATCACATATTGACTTTGCACACGTAGAGCACATAAAACCGAAAGCAGAAGGAAAATATCCAGAGTTAGAATTTACTTGGAGCAACCTAGGTTATGCTTGTCCAAAGTGTAACAATGCTAAGTCTGATAAGTATTATGAGGATACACCATATATTAACCCATATGATGAAGAACCTGAGAATTATTTGGTTGCATTTGGGACTTATTTGTTTTCTAAAAATGGGTGCGAAAGAGGTGATTTAACTATCTCTGATTTACAACTTAATAGACCTGATTTACTAGAAAAAAGGCAATTGAGAATTGAGGAATTTAAAAGCTCAATTGACGCTTGTTTCAGAACATCCTCTCAGGTATTGCGAGAAGCGGCTTTAGCTGAACTGCGAAAAGAGAGTGAGGCAGATAAAGAACTGTCATTATTTGTTAAATCCTTTATGGCGTTAAATGCAGCCTAA
- a CDS encoding flagellar assembly protein FlgT — translation MKKSLLLFFSTLYLSVFATTASAAWFEVTGTATVVSSEEVARIHALEDALFKAVSFSGADIGSIANLRPLLESDRKEYQFTNSEVRYILVDEQKTRSGVMFVKARIDIYPSATGCHVSQYKKTFLVGNIDIASPQQAVMGQIYSVGDDFANVINRQLDQQSANFVSVGTTDFEINKRYPERLKMIAEDTGAQYIIGGVITDLTATIEAGGLLSDDVINRQFALEMQVFDGKTGNEVYNRNYREVARWPFAKTSQVDTRSARFWASTYGDMMLRVSRNIMLDLESEVSCKITLPEVVAKWDNTITIDLGRIHGVMEGDKLQLWHTGSFIDQRGLPRNKVTETDITLTVSRVYENEAELTVDQAELSGSIQIGDVMHKLL, via the coding sequence ATGAAAAAATCGCTTCTTCTCTTCTTCTCCACACTTTACCTAAGCGTATTTGCTACCACGGCATCTGCGGCGTGGTTCGAAGTGACAGGGACTGCCACTGTTGTCTCTTCGGAAGAAGTCGCACGTATCCATGCCTTGGAGGATGCTCTGTTCAAAGCCGTTAGCTTCTCAGGTGCAGATATTGGTAGTATTGCGAATCTACGCCCACTATTAGAAAGCGATAGAAAAGAGTATCAGTTTACCAATAGCGAAGTGCGCTACATATTAGTTGATGAGCAAAAAACGCGCAGTGGCGTTATGTTTGTCAAAGCTCGCATTGATATTTACCCATCGGCAACGGGTTGCCACGTTAGCCAGTATAAGAAGACGTTTCTAGTCGGCAATATAGACATTGCTTCTCCTCAACAAGCGGTAATGGGGCAAATCTATAGCGTGGGTGATGACTTCGCTAATGTCATCAATCGTCAGTTAGATCAGCAATCTGCCAACTTCGTTTCTGTTGGCACCACAGATTTTGAAATTAACAAGCGTTACCCAGAGCGACTTAAAATGATCGCTGAAGACACTGGCGCTCAATACATCATTGGGGGTGTGATTACAGATTTAACTGCCACCATTGAAGCGGGTGGTTTACTCAGTGATGACGTGATTAACCGCCAGTTTGCTTTGGAGATGCAAGTATTTGACGGAAAGACAGGCAACGAAGTCTATAACCGTAATTATCGCGAAGTCGCACGTTGGCCGTTTGCTAAAACCAGTCAGGTCGACACTCGTAGTGCGCGCTTTTGGGCTTCGACCTATGGCGACATGATGCTGCGCGTAAGCCGCAATATTATGTTAGACCTAGAGTCAGAAGTCTCTTGTAAAATCACCTTGCCAGAAGTGGTGGCCAAATGGGATAACACCATCACAATCGATCTCGGGCGCATTCACGGCGTAATGGAAGGCGACAAACTGCAATTGTGGCATACAGGTTCATTCATCGACCAACGTGGATTACCACGAAACAAGGTCACTGAAACCGATATTACACTAACGGTATCTCGCGTATACGAAAACGAAGCGGAGCTTACTGTTGACCAAGCAGAGCTTTCAGGAAGCATTCAAATCGGCGATGTCATGCACAAGCTACTATAA
- the flgA gene encoding flagellar basal body P-ring formation chaperone FlgA: MTYFKSHLCSFSITNCRAFYKKFYKSIGFLLFFFSFSATSATENQIQIIQQAAEEYILATIEWPSGGTLEAKAANLDSRIFATDCPSSLNSSSSSTNPNASNITVLVECPDDDWRVYVPVRLTRTGPQVVLTTPLSRGQIIGAQDITINMVDLQRFRRQGFSTIDAVIGAKAKKNLRSGDIIEARDICVVCRNETVTIKAVKSGMTITTKGVALTDGSHGEQIRVKNSKSNRIIEGRVTGISEVTVIF; this comes from the coding sequence ATGACATACTTTAAATCACACTTATGCTCATTTTCCATAACTAATTGTAGAGCTTTCTATAAAAAGTTTTATAAGTCTATCGGCTTTTTGTTGTTTTTCTTTAGTTTTTCAGCGACATCTGCAACAGAAAACCAAATTCAAATTATTCAACAAGCTGCAGAAGAGTACATTCTTGCAACTATTGAGTGGCCTTCAGGTGGCACACTAGAGGCCAAAGCGGCAAATTTAGATAGCCGAATTTTCGCAACAGATTGCCCAAGCTCACTGAATAGCTCGTCTTCATCTACTAACCCCAACGCCAGTAATATTACCGTACTGGTGGAATGCCCCGACGATGATTGGCGAGTTTACGTTCCGGTACGTTTAACTCGCACTGGACCACAAGTTGTACTCACTACGCCACTATCACGTGGGCAAATTATTGGTGCTCAAGACATCACTATTAATATGGTAGACTTACAACGCTTTAGGCGGCAAGGCTTTTCCACAATTGATGCTGTAATAGGCGCAAAAGCAAAGAAAAACCTTCGCTCTGGTGACATTATAGAAGCTAGAGATATTTGCGTCGTATGTCGCAATGAAACCGTCACAATTAAAGCGGTAAAGTCTGGTATGACGATCACCACAAAAGGCGTTGCGCTCACAGATGGTTCACATGGTGAACAGATTAGAGTGAAAAATAGTAAATCCAACCGTATAATTGAAGGACGTGTAACTGGAATTTCAGAAGTGACGGTCATCTTTTAG
- a CDS encoding helix-turn-helix transcriptional regulator produces MSVYLNKRAYTEQETAEYIGMSRSFLRQARMEGLRGNRTAAPPFIKIGRSVRYLKEDLDSWLDNHSKLEHVLQGELSNV; encoded by the coding sequence ATGTCAGTCTACTTAAACAAACGAGCATATACAGAGCAGGAAACCGCAGAATACATTGGAATGAGTCGTTCTTTTCTTAGACAGGCGAGAATGGAAGGACTGAGAGGCAATCGAACTGCAGCACCACCATTTATCAAGATTGGCCGTTCCGTCCGCTATCTAAAAGAGGATCTAGACAGCTGGTTAGATAACCATTCTAAACTGGAGCATGTTCTTCAGGGGGAGCTGAGCAATGTCTAA